Proteins encoded together in one Chthonomonadales bacterium window:
- a CDS encoding DUF4255 domain-containing protein yields the protein MSNYLAVAAATATLNRTLQAAIGVVQNATVTMVRPDSPQGAAGPRVNIFLYQVTPNAARRGEDLPTRTSAGVAVRRPVAAIDLHYLLSFYGEESQLEPQRLLGAAVAALHARPVLTRQAVRDTVADSTFAMVAQADLADSAELIKLAPAPLTLEDLSRLWAVFYQTPYALSTAYVASVVFLESAETVRPAPPVLAGETHVVPYRRPVIDSVAAAADPALPILPGAAVALRGRSLRGDMTELLLGGISVAPAADRIADTRVEADLPDLPAGVHGAQVVHAIAFGDPPEPRRATPSNVAAFVLHPVIARRADDPSAYDITLNASGGSPTPDSMTVRVTPAVAAGQRAQIELMRGAAVERVVQAPTVTMPTGTLTFPLAGVPAGSYLVRVRVDGAESPFEVDGAGLPVAPEVAW from the coding sequence AGCAACTACCTGGCGGTGGCGGCCGCGACGGCCACGCTCAACCGCACGCTGCAGGCCGCCATCGGGGTCGTGCAGAACGCGACCGTCACCATGGTGCGCCCTGACTCACCGCAGGGCGCCGCCGGTCCGCGCGTCAACATCTTTCTGTACCAGGTGACCCCGAACGCGGCCCGGCGCGGCGAGGACCTGCCCACGCGCACCAGCGCCGGAGTCGCGGTGCGTCGGCCCGTGGCGGCCATCGACCTTCACTACCTGCTGAGCTTCTACGGCGAGGAGTCGCAGCTCGAGCCACAGCGCCTGTTGGGCGCCGCCGTGGCCGCGCTGCACGCCCGCCCGGTGCTTACGCGGCAGGCCGTGCGCGACACCGTGGCCGACAGCACGTTCGCCATGGTCGCTCAGGCGGACCTGGCCGACTCCGCCGAGCTGATCAAGCTTGCGCCGGCGCCGCTCACGCTCGAGGACCTCTCGCGGCTCTGGGCGGTCTTTTACCAGACGCCCTATGCGCTCTCGACCGCCTACGTCGCCTCGGTGGTGTTCCTGGAGTCCGCCGAGACGGTGCGCCCCGCCCCGCCGGTGCTGGCGGGCGAGACGCACGTCGTGCCCTACCGCCGGCCGGTGATCGACTCCGTGGCCGCCGCGGCGGACCCGGCGCTGCCCATTCTGCCCGGCGCGGCCGTGGCGCTGCGCGGCCGCAGCCTGCGCGGCGACATGACGGAGTTGCTGCTCGGCGGCATCTCCGTAGCGCCGGCGGCGGACCGCATCGCGGACACGCGCGTGGAGGCCGACCTGCCTGACCTGCCGGCCGGCGTTCACGGTGCGCAAGTGGTGCATGCTATCGCCTTCGGCGATCCGCCGGAGCCGCGCCGCGCCACGCCGTCTAACGTGGCCGCATTCGTGCTGCATCCCGTGATCGCGCGTCGGGCGGACGACCCATCGGCCTACGACATCACGCTCAACGCTTCGGGCGGCTCACCCACACCGGACTCGATGACGGTGCGCGTGACGCCGGCCGTGGCCGCGGGCCAGCGTGCGCAGATCGAGCTGATGCGCGGCGCGGCGGTCGAGCGCGTCGTCCAGGCGCCGACCGTGACCATGCCGACTGGCACGCTGACCTTCCCGCTGGCCGGCGTGCCGGCCGGAAGCTACCTGGTGCGCGTGCGCGTTGACGGCGCCGAGAGCCCGTTCGAGGTGGATGGCGCGGGCCTGCCGGTGGCGCCGGAGGTTGCGTGGTGA
- a CDS encoding ATP-binding protein translates to MAAIEASGHATRRAAGEMPRPPALDRLCEAFGLTGFERAVVVLCAGMAMRSEMAEVCARHGARGGRPTLGFALAALPDAHWSALAPDAPLRYWRLVELDPGPMLTERPMRLDERVLHFLAGVESLDERLQGLVQPAPSAGDLAATRQALAERIAALWGSLEPGRAWPPVQLCGGDGDARRRVAAAACASLGVGLSLLPSAAVPRAAAERDEMARLWNREAALRETALLLECADEDTADGTAAVADLAGRLQGAVLLGAGEPLSAPGLAAVRLDVEPLQPCEQRALWERALGPLAARLDGHLGRLAAQFRLTEPDILGASAAAAPAWLSPQAAADAAWEACRAQARPRVDRLAERVVSPAGWDDLVLPQPQRETLRDIAAHVRNRARVYQDWGFERRGARGLGISALFAGPSGTGKTMAAEVLANDLRLDLYRIDLSRVVSKYIGETEKNLSRVFDAAEAGGAVLLFDEADALFGKRTEVRDSHDRYANIEVSYLLQRMECYRGLAVLTTNMKAALDPAFLRRIRFVVQFPFPDASARARIWRRAFPDAVPREGLEPERLAQLNVPGGSIRNMALHAAFLAAEAGGPVRMAHLLRAARAEYGKLERSLTEPEVRGWT, encoded by the coding sequence ATGGCGGCCATCGAGGCCAGCGGGCACGCCACGCGTCGCGCGGCCGGCGAGATGCCGCGTCCGCCCGCCCTCGATCGGCTCTGCGAGGCGTTCGGGCTCACCGGCTTCGAGCGCGCCGTTGTTGTCCTCTGCGCCGGCATGGCCATGCGCTCCGAGATGGCGGAGGTGTGCGCGCGGCACGGCGCGCGCGGGGGGCGACCCACGCTCGGCTTCGCGCTGGCCGCCCTGCCAGACGCCCACTGGAGCGCACTCGCGCCGGACGCGCCGCTGCGCTACTGGCGCCTGGTGGAGCTGGACCCCGGCCCCATGCTCACCGAGCGGCCGATGCGCCTTGACGAGCGTGTGCTGCACTTCCTGGCCGGAGTCGAGAGCCTGGACGAGCGCCTGCAGGGGCTGGTGCAGCCCGCGCCGTCCGCCGGGGACCTCGCCGCCACGCGCCAGGCACTCGCGGAGCGGATCGCCGCGCTCTGGGGCTCTCTGGAGCCCGGCCGGGCGTGGCCGCCAGTGCAACTCTGCGGGGGCGACGGCGACGCGCGAAGGCGCGTTGCCGCAGCTGCCTGCGCGAGCCTGGGCGTTGGCCTCTCCCTGCTCCCCTCGGCGGCCGTGCCGCGCGCCGCCGCCGAGCGCGACGAGATGGCGCGCCTCTGGAACCGCGAGGCGGCCCTGCGCGAGACGGCCCTCCTGCTGGAGTGCGCCGACGAGGACACGGCCGACGGCACGGCCGCCGTGGCGGATCTGGCCGGCCGCCTTCAGGGAGCGGTGCTCCTCGGCGCTGGCGAGCCGCTGAGCGCGCCGGGCCTTGCGGCCGTGCGCCTGGATGTGGAGCCGCTGCAGCCATGCGAGCAGCGCGCGCTGTGGGAGCGCGCGCTGGGGCCGCTCGCCGCGCGGCTAGACGGGCACCTGGGGCGACTGGCGGCGCAGTTCCGGCTCACCGAGCCGGACATCCTGGGCGCCAGCGCCGCGGCCGCACCGGCCTGGCTGTCGCCTCAGGCCGCGGCCGACGCCGCCTGGGAGGCCTGCCGCGCCCAGGCCCGGCCGCGAGTCGACCGGCTCGCCGAGCGCGTCGTCTCGCCTGCTGGGTGGGACGACCTGGTGCTGCCGCAGCCCCAGAGGGAGACCCTGCGCGACATCGCCGCGCACGTGCGTAACCGCGCGCGGGTCTACCAGGACTGGGGCTTCGAGCGACGCGGCGCGCGCGGCCTGGGCATCAGCGCCCTGTTCGCCGGGCCGAGTGGCACCGGCAAAACGATGGCCGCCGAGGTGCTGGCCAACGATCTGCGGCTCGACCTCTATCGCATTGACCTGAGCCGCGTCGTGAGCAAATACATCGGAGAGACAGAGAAGAACCTGAGTCGCGTCTTCGACGCCGCCGAGGCCGGCGGGGCCGTTCTCCTCTTTGACGAAGCCGACGCGCTGTTCGGCAAGCGCACCGAGGTGCGCGACAGCCACGATCGCTACGCGAATATTGAGGTCAGCTATCTACTGCAGCGCATGGAGTGCTATCGCGGCCTGGCGGTGCTCACCACGAACATGAAGGCCGCGCTGGACCCGGCCTTTCTGCGGCGCATTCGCTTCGTGGTTCAGTTCCCGTTCCCGGACGCCTCGGCGCGCGCGCGGATCTGGCGCCGCGCCTTCCCGGACGCCGTGCCGCGCGAGGGCCTCGAGCCGGAGCGCCTCGCGCAACTCAACGTGCCCGGAGGCAGCATTCGCAACATGGCGCTGCACGCCGCGTTCCTTGCGGCCGAGGCTGGCGGGCCGGTCCGCATGGCGCACCTGCTGCGCGCGGCCCGCGCCGAGTATGGCAAGCTGGAGCGCTCCCTCACCGAGCCCGAGGTGCGTGGATGGACGTGA